A portion of the bacterium genome contains these proteins:
- a CDS encoding S-layer homology domain-containing protein: MSEASNETVPTRSPSLVPTKTRRAQRIGAIAIALGLVAMPAWAATFTDLPEGSSRTTLASLLADRGIMSGIGESEFGGDTPITRYELAAILNALLDPRDVPFNVVAWSDIPPGHPAMPSVSRVTSLSLLTGEGGRFVGLRRVNRLEFAAALDRLLAYRSVTAPPRLKGPARGFSDVPVAGESGQLLDRAANFWQFVDAPKRVRFRPFDPITRGEALDMLARAAMLLDPTLQEPIKAALAAAAPAPVHTPAPTPHPTPSPFWEAPHPTPNPTPHRTPAPVRTPAPLKTAAPVRTPTPVATPRPVPTPAPVRTPAPVFTPAPTPVPTPVVSFTPAPEPTPEPEPTPRLPFWLRDEQASKAPSPAPTTKPQPAPTAKPTPTPAPVPTPTPRPQPTPTAKPVSGGLKTSQGPGKPSTPAPAFAELLVPKARLGLDPVLFYQGSGLQALFPGYFNLDASGEYWHEAFGGALSLGTIYPIPVTQPQSDYFDFHLHGEGYYKLPFRGDDWQAAVGASVMTRMLSGQASTTFDANTMGLGLGPAGRIAYRVMPALSLHGAVQLYPLMFHSYQEATALGLLGAWQVGGEYDLLPLGAGMLKAHVYYQGTLGATFDKAGMQTAQMLSIGAGGSF; the protein is encoded by the coding sequence GTGAGCGAAGCGTCTAACGAAACTGTGCCCACACGTTCCCCCTCCCTGGTTCCGACGAAGACCCGCCGCGCCCAGCGAATCGGGGCAATTGCGATCGCCCTCGGCCTCGTGGCCATGCCCGCCTGGGCCGCCACCTTCACCGACCTGCCGGAAGGCAGCTCCCGGACCACTCTCGCGAGCCTGCTCGCCGATCGCGGCATCATGAGCGGCATCGGCGAGAGCGAGTTCGGCGGCGACACCCCCATCACCCGCTACGAGCTCGCGGCGATCCTCAACGCCCTCTTGGACCCGCGCGACGTCCCCTTCAACGTGGTCGCCTGGTCCGACATCCCGCCGGGCCATCCGGCCATGCCCTCGGTCAGCCGTGTGACGAGCCTCAGCCTGCTTACGGGCGAGGGCGGGCGCTTCGTCGGCCTTCGCCGGGTGAACCGCTTGGAGTTCGCCGCCGCCCTCGATCGCTTGCTCGCTTACCGCTCGGTCACGGCACCGCCGCGCCTCAAGGGCCCCGCCCGCGGCTTCTCGGACGTGCCTGTCGCAGGCGAGTCGGGGCAGTTGCTCGATCGCGCCGCCAACTTCTGGCAATTCGTCGACGCCCCCAAGCGCGTGCGCTTCCGCCCGTTCGATCCCATCACCCGAGGCGAGGCCCTCGACATGCTGGCGCGAGCGGCCATGCTTCTCGATCCGACCCTCCAGGAGCCCATCAAGGCGGCCCTCGCCGCGGCGGCCCCCGCTCCGGTTCACACGCCGGCCCCCACGCCGCACCCGACGCCCAGCCCCTTCTGGGAAGCCCCTCATCCCACCCCGAACCCGACGCCGCACCGCACCCCGGCCCCTGTGCGTACCCCCGCCCCGCTCAAGACGGCGGCCCCCGTGCGCACCCCGACGCCGGTCGCCACCCCGCGCCCCGTCCCGACGCCGGCGCCCGTTCGCACGCCCGCGCCGGTTTTCACGCCCGCGCCCACGCCCGTGCCGACCCCCGTCGTTTCCTTCACTCCGGCGCCCGAGCCCACTCCCGAGCCGGAGCCCACGCCGCGCTTGCCCTTCTGGCTGCGTGACGAGCAGGCGAGCAAGGCCCCGAGCCCCGCTCCCACCACCAAGCCTCAGCCCGCCCCCACGGCCAAGCCCACGCCTACGCCCGCGCCGGTCCCCACCCCGACGCCCAGGCCCCAGCCCACGCCGACGGCGAAGCCCGTAAGCGGCGGCCTCAAGACGAGCCAGGGCCCCGGCAAACCCAGCACCCCCGCGCCGGCCTTCGCCGAGCTGCTGGTGCCGAAGGCTCGCCTGGGCCTCGACCCGGTCCTGTTCTACCAGGGCAGCGGTCTCCAAGCCCTCTTCCCCGGCTACTTCAACCTGGACGCCTCGGGCGAGTACTGGCACGAAGCCTTCGGTGGCGCGCTCTCGCTCGGGACCATCTACCCCATCCCCGTGACCCAGCCCCAGAGCGACTACTTCGACTTCCACCTGCACGGCGAGGGCTACTACAAGCTGCCTTTCCGCGGTGATGACTGGCAGGCAGCCGTCGGCGCGAGCGTCATGACGCGCATGCTCAGTGGCCAGGCGAGCACAACCTTCGACGCCAACACCATGGGCCTCGGCCTCGGCCCCGCGGGCCGCATCGCCTACCGGGTCATGCCCGCCCTGAGCCTGCACGGCGCCGTCCAGCTCTATCCGCTCATGTTCCACTCCTACCAGGAAGCCACGGCCCTCGGCCTGCTCGGGGCGTGGCAAGTCGGCGGCGAGTACGATCTGCTGCCCCTGGGCGCCGGGATGCTCAAGGCCCACGTCTACTACCAGGGCACCCTGGGGGCCACCTTCGACAAGGCAGGCATGCAGACGGCTCAAATGCTCTCCATCGGAGCGGGGGGAAGCTTCTAA